The Rhodothermales bacterium genomic sequence TGCCGCATCTGGGAGAGGGTGAAGGGCGCTGAAAAGGCCCCGTCGAAGGCGGCCTGCTTGAACCGGGCGGTGTGGCCAATGGTTTTTCCGACGCCGAGCGCGAAAAGCGGTGGGGTATCCGGTCCAAGCGACGCGCGGAGCTGCATCGCCGTCGAGCAGCCGTCCGGATCTTCGATGTTGACGTTGATCAGGATGGCTTCGTAGCCGGCTCCGGCCACGCGGCCGGCCAGGCCGGCGCCGCTGTCGGCCAGGTCCACACGGCATCCGAGGCGCCGAAGCATCTGGCGCGCGATGCGCTGGTTGACCGGTTGCTGGTCTACCAGCAGGATCGAGGGCCCATCGAGTAGTTCGACACGCGCCTCGGGCGGAGCCGGTGGCGTAATATCCCTCTTTTTGCGCTCGGCTTCGAGTGCGCGCACGAAGAGCAGGGCGTCCTTCCAGGCGGTGGACCAGATCGGTTGCATGATCGTCGCGATGAAGCGGCCCCGGTAGATCGACGGGATCGGTGTGCCCGGGCGCGTCAGCGCCGCCAGGGCGACATGACCGCATTTGGACAGCACGTTGAGATAGCCGGCCAGCTCCGACTCGTCTTCCGGCACGTCGATCAGGATGATCGGCGCCTCACGCCGGCTGCGGAGTTCGGTCGCAAGGGCCTCGGGCGATGCGTACGTCTGTGTCGGCACGGACCACCGTTCGCCGAGCGTATCGAGGCGCGACCGGACCGCGGGATCCTCGGAGAGGACCAGCACGGGTCCTGCCTCGCGCAGGGGGAACGTCTCTTCGCGGACGAGCGGCGTACCGGTCACATCGAGCTCGAAATAAAAGCGCGAGCCCGCGCCCGTGTTGCTTTCAACGCCGAGCTCGCCGCCCAGCGTCCGCACCAGTTGACGCGCCAGCGCCAGGCCGAGTCCGGTGCCGCCATAGGCGCGCGTGTCGGACGAATCCACCTGGTAAAACAGATCGAATATCTGCGACTGATCGTCCGGGGCGATCCCGATGCCGGTATCCCAGACCTCCAGGTAGAGCCGGTACCTGCGATCGGTTTTGTTCACCACGCGCAGACCGAGGCCGATCGTACCTTCGTGGGTGAACTTGACCGCGTTGCTGAGGAGACATTCCAGAATCTTGTTGAAGCGCGGGGCATCGATTTCTACCGTCGCCGGCATGTCCGCCGCTACGTCCAGCGCCACCCGGAGTCCTTTCTCGAAGGCCTGCCGGAAGGGTTCGCTGGCGACCTTTTCGATGGTCTGTTCGAGCGAGATCGGCGTCGGCGAGAGCATCACGTCCTCGGCGTTCAGCTGACTGTACTCGAGCACGTTCTGGATGATCGAAAGCAGGTTGGCACCACTCACGCGAACGGTCTCCACATAGTCGGTCTGTTCGTCGTTGAGCGGCGTACTCGCCAGCAATTCGGCCATCCCCAGGATGCCGTTCAGGGGCGTGCGCAACTCGTGGCTCATGATCCCCAGAAAATCCTGCTTGGCGTCGTTCCCGGATTTCCCGCCGGCTTCGTACCGCGCGAGACGGTCCGTCAGCGACTGGTTTTGGATGCGTTCGGCGTCCAGCGCCGCCTGGACGGCATCGAGCTGCCGCGCGAGCGCGTCGGCTTTTTGCTGCAACGCATCCACGGAAGCCCGGACCGCGTCGAGCGGATCGGATGCTTCGTTGCGGGGCATGCCTGCACGATCCACGGGATGGTGTTCAGGATGCTGCGATATCTTTTCGGATTCGCTCATGCATTGGCGTTGCCGCCGGGGCTGGGTGCGCCTGCCTGCGGCGTGGTGGCAACAGCGTTCGGGTTCTGAAGAAAAATGTGCCGCCACGGAGCATAAAAGGCGGATATGGCCGGCCAACCCGC encodes the following:
- a CDS encoding ATP-binding protein; the encoded protein is MDRAGMPRNEASDPLDAVRASVDALQQKADALARQLDAVQAALDAERIQNQSLTDRLARYEAGGKSGNDAKQDFLGIMSHELRTPLNGILGMAELLASTPLNDEQTDYVETVRVSGANLLSIIQNVLEYSQLNAEDVMLSPTPISLEQTIEKVASEPFRQAFEKGLRVALDVAADMPATVEIDAPRFNKILECLLSNAVKFTHEGTIGLGLRVVNKTDRRYRLYLEVWDTGIGIAPDDQSQIFDLFYQVDSSDTRAYGGTGLGLALARQLVRTLGGELGVESNTGAGSRFYFELDVTGTPLVREETFPLREAGPVLVLSEDPAVRSRLDTLGERWSVPTQTYASPEALATELRSRREAPIILIDVPEDESELAGYLNVLSKCGHVALAALTRPGTPIPSIYRGRFIATIMQPIWSTAWKDALLFVRALEAERKKRDITPPAPPEARVELLDGPSILLVDQQPVNQRIARQMLRRLGCRVDLADSGAGLAGRVAGAGYEAILINVNIEDPDGCSTAMQLRASLGPDTPPLFALGVGKTIGHTARFKQAAFDGAFSAPFTLSQMRQILEQIGVNT